One stretch of Athene noctua chromosome 27, bAthNoc1.hap1.1, whole genome shotgun sequence DNA includes these proteins:
- the UHRF1 gene encoding E3 ubiquitin-protein ligase UHRF1: protein MWIQVRTMDGKETHRVDSLSKLTKVEGLRLRIHEVFGVEPHRQRLFYRGKQMEDGHSLFDYSVGLNDIVQLLVRQSPAVLPAVSKEKDCELSDTDSGCGSGQSESDKSSHNGEGAMELEGQPSTAAQPHWTDPGFGLYKINDLVDARDMNMGAWFEAQVVNVTRKKPTNESAHSCTDPDKPTAIPEEDVIYHVKYEDYPENGVVQLSSNDVRARARTILKWHQLEVGQVVMVNYNPDEPKERGFWYDAEILQKRETKMIKEITAKILLGDAGDSLNDCRIILVDEIYKIEEPGSTCPISARPLKRQNGPVCKACKDNPNKTCRICACHICGGKQDPDKQLMCDECDMAFHIYCLNPPLSSIPDDEDWYCPECRNDASEVVLAGEKLKESKKKQKMASANSSSRRDWGKGMACVGRTKECTIVPSNHYGPIPGIPVGTMWKFRVQVSESGVHRPHVAGIHGRSNDGAYSLVLAGGYEDDIDHGNSFTYTGSGGRDLSGNKRTAEQSCDQKLTNMNRALALNCSAPINDKNGAEAKDWRAGKPVRVVRNVKGGKHSKYAPVEGNRYDGIYKVVKYWPETGKSGFLVWRYLLRRDDEEPAPWTKEGKDRMKKLGLTMQYPEGYLEAVANKDKEKENDGNDEFDTPGKRKRKRKSAGGEEKLITSPTETPKKTKVEPYKLTSQQKSLIKRDEANEKLWNEVLEALKDGPKFLNKVEEAFLCICCQEVVFRPVTTVCQHNVCKDCLDRSFKADVYSCPACRYDLGKNYTMQVNETLQTILTQLFPGYGNGR, encoded by the exons ATGTGGATCCAGGTGCGTACCATGGACGGGAAGGAGACCCACCGCGTGGATTCGCTCTCCAAGCTCACCAAGGTGGAGGGGCTGCGTCTACGGATACACGAGGTTTTCGGTGTCGAGCCCCACCGGCAGCGGCTCTTCTACCGCGGCAAGCAG ATGGAAGACGGTCACTCCCTTTTCGATTACAGCGTTGGACTGAATGATATTGTTCAACTCTTGGTCAGACAAAGCCCAGCGGTGCTTCCTGCTGTTAGTAAGGAAAAGGATTGCGAACTCTCCGACACAGACTCTGGCTGTGGCTCAGGCCAGAGCGAATCGGACAAAAGCTCTCACAATGGAGAAGGTGCCATGGAACTGGAGGGGCAGCCAAGCACGGCTGCACAGCCCCACTGGACTGACCCCGGATTTGGCCTCTATAAA ATCAATGACTTGGTCGATGCTCGAGATATGAATATGGGAGCATGGTTTGAAGCCCAGGTTGTAAATGTaaccagaaaaaaacctacaaatgAATCAGCTCACAGTTGCACAGATCCTGATAAGCCAACAGCCATTCCTGAAGAAGATGTAATATATCACGTGAAATATGAAGA TTATCCAGAGAACGGAGTTGTGCAATTGAGTTCGAATGATGTACGGGCTCGTGCACGGACTATTTTGAAGTGGCACCAGCTAGAAGTAGGACAGGTGGTGATGGTCAACTACAATCCAGATGAACCAAAAGAGAGAGGGTTTTGGTACGATGCGGAGATTCTGCAAAAAAGGGAAACGAAAATGATCAAGGAGATAACCGCAAAGATCTTACTTGG GGATGCTGGTGATTCCTTGAATGACTGCAGAATTATATTAGTGGATGAAATTTATAAAATTGAAGAACCAGGCAGTACTTGTCCAATTAGTGCCCGTCCATTAAAAC GACAAAATGGACCTGTGTGTAAAGCTTGTAAGGACAACCCGAACAAGACCTGCAGAATTTGTGCTTGCCATATCTGTGGAGGTAAACAAGATCCAGATAAACAGCTAATGTGTGATGAGTGTGATATGGCTTTCCACATCTACTGCCTCAACCCTCCCCTTAGTAGTATACCAGATGATGAGGATTG GTATTGCCCTGAATGTCGAAATGATGCAAGTGAGGTGGTTTTAgcaggagagaaattaaaagaaagcaaaaagaaacagaagatggcATCTGCTAATTCATCCTCGCGGAGAGACTGGGGCAAG GGTATGGCCTGTGTTGGTCGCACGAAGGAATGTACCATTGTCCCCTCGAACCACTACGGACCAATTCCTGGGATCCCTGTTGGCACCATGTGGAAGTTCAGAGTTCAG gtgAGCGAATCTGGTGTTCACAGGCCCCACGTAGCAGGTATACATGGCAGAAGTAATGATGGGGCCTATTCCTTGGTTCTGGCAGGAGGCTATGAAGATGACATA GATCATGGAAATTCCTTCACATATACAGGGAGCGGAGGGCGTGATCTTTCAGGAAACAAACGCACAGCAGAACAATCTTGTGATCAAAAACTCACCAATATGAACAG AGCTCTGGCTCTGAACTGCAGTGCCCCCATCAACGACAAGAATGGAGCTGAAGCCAAGGACTGGAGAGCTGGGAAGCCAGTCCGAGTGGTGAGGAACGTAAAAGGAGGCAAACATAGCAAATACGCTCCTGTAGAAGGGAACAGATATGATGGAATATATAAG GTTGTGAAATACTGGCCTGAGACAGGGAAATCTGGATTTTTAGTATGGCGTTACTTACTTAGGAGGGATGATGAAGAACCTGCTCCTTGGACCAAAGAAGGGAAGGACAGGATGAAAAAACTTGGCCTAACAATGCAG TATCCTGAAGGGTATTTGGAAGCTGTTGCAAACaaagataaggaaaaagaaaatgatggcAATGATGAGTTTGATACcccaggaaaaagaaagaggaaaagaaaatcagcag gtGGGGAGGAAAAACTCATTACCTCCCCTACAGAGACTCCAAAGAAAACTAAAGTTGAGCCATACAAGCTGACATCTCAGCAAAAATCTCTTATAAAAAGGGATGAAGCCAATGAAAAACTGTGGAATGAAGTACTAGAAGCTCTCAAAGATGGACCG AAATTTCTAAATAAAGTTGAAGAGGCCTTCTTGTGTATTTGCTGTCAGGAGGTTGTGTTTCGGCCAGTCACGACTGTGTGCCAGCACAACGTGTGCAAG GATTGTTTGGATAGATCGTTCAAAGCTGATGTGTACAGTTGTCCAGCCTGCCGCTATGATCTTGGCAAAAATTACACTATGCAAGTGAACGAAACACTGCAGACCATCCTAACTCAGCTCTTTCCTGGATACGGCAATGGACGGTGA